The window ACGAACATGTAAAGCGGAAGAAGCCCGTACTGCTTCCAGCCGATGGCAACCCCCTGGTACAGGCTGGTAAAGCGGGCGTAGCGCACCCTTGCCAGCAGTGCATGGGCGAGCAGCACTGCCCAGAGGGCAAGGAATATTGGCCCTACCACAAGGCCAAGGAAGGGCAACAGGAGCATCGTCCAGCCTGCCAGTGTGGCGCGCAAAGCCTGCCATGCCTCGTTATAGGCACCAAACTTTGGCCCGTGCAGCAGCAGGTTGCGCACCCAACGCGACTGGCAACGCCAGAGGGAGCGGAAGGTGGCCGGGTACTCTGTCGCGATAGCGCTCTCTCGCACATAACGGATACGGTGACCCGCATGCAGCAGGAGCTTGGCCATATAATAGTCCGTGCCTGTTTGTACCTCACCAGGGAACCCGCCTATCTCGTCCAGTGCAGAACGCTTCACTGCCCAGTTACGACCTTCGATACCTGAGATAAACTTGGGCTGCTTAGCACTTACGAATGAATCTGTGCACCATTGGTAGATGACAAAGGGATTATCTAATTGGCTCCGCAGAGGTCGCGATGTGCCTGTGGCAACGTCCTCTCTTTCGTGCAATAGCGGTGTCAGCGTCTGTGCGAAGGAGCCGTCATCGAGCAGCGAGTCAGCATCGGTGAGGAAGAGGATTGCGCCGCTTGCGTGCTCCAGACAGCGCTGCAGCGCCCGCTGCTTCCCCTCGCCAGGCTGCTGCTCCAGCACAATGACCTGCTCTCCGGCGTACCGACGCGCTATTTCGTACGTCACGTCCGGTCCTCCGGCGCACAAGACCAGTTCCTTGTCGGGATATTGCAACCCCAGGAAGGACTGGATGTGCTGTTCGATCATCTCTGCCTCGTTCCATGCCGCTACTAAGACGCTGACTTTGGGCAAGGGAACAGAGGGGCTGGGGAGCTGGTAAGCGGAGGAGCTGGGGGGCGAGGAAGCAGGGGGGCGGAGGCGCAGGGCGAGTGCGCGGTCACAACGCCACTGCCACCAGTTCCAGGCTGTTACAGCCATCAGGCCTACGGCCAATAGCCCAGCGGACTGATAGTTCAGGCTTGCCCACAGAGTATACAGCGGGTTCATTCCATAGTCACTCTGCTTCTACCAAACCGACGTATGAAGTCGGACAAGGCTCGCCATAGGTCGAGATAGCCATTCACCAGGGAGATGAACCTGGCCAGAGAAGTATCGCCGCGCATCACATCGCGTGTCAAGCAGAAGAGATCACTGCCTTTCCCGTTTCCCCACAGCACTCCCGCGAGATAGGCGCTGGTATACCCCGCTTCCCTGACAGCAGCCTGCTCTCGTTTACCTGCTCGTCCGTAGGGATAGGCAAAGGGAATACTATTCCTTCCTGTAAGCCGCTGGAGATAGGCCAAGGATTCCTTCAGTTCATACATTAAAGCTTGCTCAGTGAGCGCAGGAAGTGCGGCATGGGTAACGGTATGGCTACCCAGCTCAAAGCCCATTTCCACCAATTGAGTGAGTTGTTCTTTGCCCATCAACGGTCTGAGCGGGTGAGTCTTGCTCCAATCACTAACCTGCCCAACCTTTCCTGTGGGTACAAAGACCGTAGCGCTAAAGCCGTAACGATGCAACACAGGTAAAGCTGTGTCAAAGAAGTCATGTAAGGCGTCGTCGAAGGTCAAGACAATAGTCTGCGGTAGATCGAGTCCCTGACTGATCGCCATTCTGAGTTTATCGGTAGAGATAACTCTGAAACGGTTTCTAGCCAGCCATTCTATTTGTTGGACAAACAAGCTCGGTGGAACTGCCAGTGGATCAGAGGGCTCATCCGCAATACTGTGATAGAGCAGGGTGCGCGCTCGTCTACCACGCCACCACCCCCATATTATGGCCAGTTTGCGAACCATTCTCTCTACCGTTTGGTCCTGTCTCACGTTGGTCATCTGCACTACTTCCATAGCAGTTCCGACGCACATATCTCTGCCCAAGGTGCACCTTTCAGCCAACGATAAAGGACATCGCTGCCACGCTGCAGTTCAATGGTCCTCTTATCTTCACGGTAATGCATCCGCTGTCCACGCAGGAGGCAGGGAGTTTCGTAAGGCGTGGTGTGTAGTGCGTGTTCCGTGTTGCGTGTTACCTTTTCCGTTTTGCGCTTTTTTCTTCCTCTGTGCCCTGGCCCCTTGGCTACTTTCCTTCTCTGCTCCTTCGCTTCCTCGCTTCCCAGCTCCTCTGTTAAGT is drawn from Chloroflexota bacterium and contains these coding sequences:
- a CDS encoding glycosyltransferase, translated to MNPLYTLWASLNYQSAGLLAVGLMAVTAWNWWQWRCDRALALRLRPPASSPPSSSAYQLPSPSVPLPKVSVLVAAWNEAEMIEQHIQSFLGLQYPDKELVLCAGGPDVTYEIARRYAGEQVIVLEQQPGEGKQRALQRCLEHASGAILFLTDADSLLDDGSFAQTLTPLLHEREDVATGTSRPLRSQLDNPFVIYQWCTDSFVSAKQPKFISGIEGRNWAVKRSALDEIGGFPGEVQTGTDYYMAKLLLHAGHRIRYVRESAIATEYPATFRSLWRCQSRWVRNLLLHGPKFGAYNEAWQALRATLAGWTMLLLPFLGLVVGPIFLALWAVLLAHALLARVRYARFTSLYQGVAIGWKQYGLLPLYMFVDFVAWSLPLLHLLTRRHQW
- a CDS encoding polysaccharide deacetylase family protein, which gives rise to MTNVRQDQTVERMVRKLAIIWGWWRGRRARTLLYHSIADEPSDPLAVPPSLFVQQIEWLARNRFRVISTDKLRMAISQGLDLPQTIVLTFDDALHDFFDTALPVLHRYGFSATVFVPTGKVGQVSDWSKTHPLRPLMGKEQLTQLVEMGFELGSHTVTHAALPALTEQALMYELKESLAYLQRLTGRNSIPFAYPYGRAGKREQAAVREAGYTSAYLAGVLWGNGKGSDLFCLTRDVMRGDTSLARFISLVNGYLDLWRALSDFIRRFGRSRVTME